A single region of the Massilia sp. erpn genome encodes:
- a CDS encoding efflux RND transporter periplasmic adaptor subunit has protein sequence MRSVPRYTPLAAAIVSLTLLAACGDKKNASNAPPPPPTVSVVTVAAASVAISDELPGRVEASRIAQVRARTPGIVLQRVFKEGGDVKAGETLFRIDPAQTQATFDSAGATVAKAEANLAQAELKVKRYKPLLAAQAVSQQEYDDALTAQKQASADLATARATRQTASLNLGYTTVTAPISGRVGRALVTEGALVGQGEATPLAVVQQLDPIYVTVTQSSTELLRLKQALADGKLKSAGKDQARVTLVTEDGREYPAVGKLLFSDVAVDESSGSVSMRAEFPNPNRNLLPGMYVRAHLEQGVNEAAITVPQQAVVRGAEGATVMIVGADNKVTAQPVKADASQDNRWIINSGLKGGERIIVEGFQKAKPGGKVNPVPWQGPAAAKGGAPAAAPANGAAASAPAASAK, from the coding sequence ATGAGATCTGTCCCTCGTTACACGCCCCTGGCTGCCGCCATTGTTTCCCTCACCCTGCTGGCAGCTTGCGGCGACAAAAAAAACGCCAGTAACGCGCCGCCACCTCCTCCCACCGTTTCGGTCGTCACCGTAGCCGCCGCCAGCGTCGCCATCAGCGACGAGCTGCCAGGACGCGTGGAGGCGTCGCGCATCGCGCAAGTACGCGCGCGTACCCCCGGCATCGTGCTGCAGCGCGTCTTCAAGGAAGGCGGCGATGTGAAGGCCGGCGAAACCCTGTTCCGCATCGACCCGGCCCAGACCCAGGCCACCTTCGACAGCGCCGGCGCCACCGTGGCCAAGGCCGAGGCCAACCTGGCCCAGGCCGAGCTGAAAGTGAAACGCTATAAGCCGCTGCTGGCCGCGCAAGCCGTCAGCCAGCAGGAATACGACGATGCGCTGACCGCGCAGAAGCAGGCCAGCGCCGATCTGGCGACGGCCCGCGCCACACGCCAGACCGCCAGCCTGAACCTGGGCTATACCACCGTGACCGCGCCGATCTCCGGCCGCGTCGGCCGCGCGCTCGTCACCGAAGGCGCGCTGGTGGGCCAGGGCGAAGCGACGCCGCTGGCCGTGGTGCAGCAGCTCGATCCGATCTATGTGACCGTGACCCAGTCCTCCACCGAGCTGCTGCGCCTGAAACAGGCGCTGGCTGACGGTAAGCTGAAAAGCGCCGGCAAGGACCAGGCGCGCGTGACCCTCGTGACCGAGGATGGCCGCGAATACCCGGCTGTCGGCAAACTGCTGTTCTCCGACGTGGCGGTGGATGAAAGCTCCGGTTCCGTCTCGATGCGCGCCGAATTCCCGAATCCGAACCGCAATCTGCTGCCCGGCATGTATGTGCGCGCCCACCTGGAACAGGGCGTGAACGAGGCCGCCATCACCGTGCCGCAGCAGGCCGTGGTGCGCGGCGCGGAAGGCGCGACCGTCATGATCGTGGGCGCCGACAACAAGGTGACGGCGCAGCCGGTGAAGGCCGACGCCTCGCAGGACAACCGCTGGATCATCAACTCCGGCCTGAAAGGCGGTGAACGCATCATCGTGGAAGGCTTCCAGAAGGCCAAGCCGGGCGGCAAGGTCAATCCGGTGCCATGGCAAGGTCCAGCCGCTGCCAAAGGCGGCGCGCCAGCGGCAGCACCGGCTAACGGCGCCGCCGCTTCCGCTCCTGCGGCAAGCGCCAAGTAA
- a CDS encoding efflux RND transporter permease subunit: MAKFFIDRPVFAWVIALFILLGGALAITMLPVAQYPTIAPPSIVINATYPGATAQVLDDAVTSVIEQEMNGADGLQYVESQSEANGQVTITVTFQPGTNPDLAAVDVQNRIKRVESRLPQAVTQQGVQVNKARSNILMFVGLTSTDGKMDPTAIGDYMARNVVNEIKRLPGVGQAQLFGTERAMRVWVDPNKLVGYKLNMADVTAAIRQQNAQVASGTIGDLPNPASQTYNAPVVVTGQLSSIEEFGKIVLRANPNGATVRLSDVARIELGGASYGISARLSGKPFVAIAVQQSLTGNALATANLVRAKMEELSKYFPPGLEYTVPYDTSLFVKISIEEVVKTLCEAVLLVFLVMYLFLQNFRYTLIPTIVVPVALMGTFAAMQVFGFSINVLTMFGMVLAIGILVDDAIVVVENVERIMSEEGLSPRDATRKAMSQITGAIIGITLVLIAVFIPMAFFGGAVGAIYRQFSLSMVSAMVFSALMALTLTPALCATMLKPVQAGHHVEKRGFFGWFNRRFAVTATGYQGMVAKMLTRTGRFMLVFLAILGIVGYLFARLPSSFLPNEDQGYIVTNVQLPPGASRSRAEAVLAKVDEYFRAQPGVARTIAVAGFSFSGNGQNAGLVFVPLKDWSERGPDQSASAIAGKALGALSGIADAIVFPLSPPPIRELGNATGITARLQDRSSQGHAALIAARNQLLGMAGKSAVLKGLRPEGLEDAPQLQLDIDREKANALGVNFADINSTMSSALGSSYVNDFTNSGRQQRVIVQADETRRLQPEDLLRLQVRSSSGTMVPFSSFASTRWINGAVQLVRYNGYPAVKLTGDAAPGHSTGEAMEELLRLAEQLPPGFGIEWTGQSLEERISGSQAPALFALSLLAVFLVLAALYESESIPVAVLLVVPLGVLGALLGAHLRDLPNDVYFKVGLIAIIGLSAKNAILIIEFAKDLQAQGMGLVEATLEAVHLRFRPIIMTSLAFILGVLPLVIASGAGSASQRAIGTGVMGGMITATVLAVFLVPVFFVVVRKIFKGSERQRRLAAHELDLPENKA; the protein is encoded by the coding sequence ATGGCAAAATTCTTTATCGATCGCCCGGTATTCGCCTGGGTGATCGCCCTCTTTATCCTGCTTGGCGGCGCGCTCGCCATCACCATGCTGCCGGTGGCGCAATATCCGACCATCGCGCCGCCGTCCATCGTCATCAACGCCACTTATCCAGGCGCCACCGCCCAGGTGCTGGACGATGCCGTCACCAGCGTCATCGAACAGGAGATGAACGGGGCCGACGGCCTGCAATACGTCGAGTCGCAGAGCGAGGCCAATGGCCAGGTGACGATCACCGTGACCTTCCAGCCCGGCACCAATCCCGACCTGGCCGCGGTGGACGTGCAAAACCGCATCAAGCGCGTGGAGTCGCGCCTGCCGCAGGCCGTGACCCAGCAGGGCGTGCAGGTGAACAAGGCGCGCTCCAACATCCTGATGTTCGTCGGCCTGACTTCGACCGATGGCAAGATGGACCCGACCGCCATCGGCGACTATATGGCGCGTAATGTGGTCAACGAGATCAAGCGCCTGCCAGGCGTCGGCCAGGCCCAGCTCTTCGGCACCGAGCGCGCCATGCGCGTCTGGGTCGATCCCAACAAGCTGGTGGGCTACAAGCTGAATATGGCGGACGTGACGGCCGCCATCCGCCAGCAAAATGCGCAGGTGGCATCGGGCACCATCGGCGACCTGCCGAACCCCGCCTCGCAGACCTATAACGCGCCGGTGGTGGTGACGGGCCAGCTCAGCTCCATCGAGGAATTCGGCAAGATCGTGCTGCGCGCCAATCCGAACGGCGCCACCGTGCGCCTGTCGGACGTGGCCCGCATCGAACTTGGCGGCGCCAGCTACGGCATCAGCGCCCGCCTGAGCGGCAAGCCCTTCGTCGCCATCGCCGTGCAGCAGTCGCTGACCGGCAACGCCCTGGCCACCGCCAACCTGGTGCGCGCCAAGATGGAAGAACTGTCCAAGTACTTCCCGCCCGGCCTGGAATACACCGTGCCTTACGATACCTCGCTCTTCGTCAAGATCTCCATCGAGGAAGTGGTGAAGACGCTGTGCGAAGCGGTGCTGCTGGTGTTCCTGGTGATGTACCTGTTCCTGCAGAACTTCCGCTACACCCTGATTCCGACCATCGTGGTGCCGGTCGCCCTGATGGGCACCTTCGCCGCCATGCAGGTGTTCGGCTTCTCGATCAACGTGCTGACCATGTTCGGCATGGTGCTGGCCATCGGCATCCTGGTGGACGACGCCATCGTGGTGGTGGAGAACGTGGAGCGCATCATGAGCGAGGAAGGCCTGTCGCCGCGCGATGCGACGCGCAAAGCCATGTCGCAGATCACCGGCGCCATCATCGGCATCACCCTGGTGCTGATCGCCGTGTTCATCCCGATGGCCTTCTTCGGCGGCGCGGTGGGCGCGATCTACCGCCAGTTCTCGCTGTCCATGGTCTCGGCCATGGTGTTCTCGGCCCTGATGGCCCTGACCCTGACCCCAGCCCTGTGCGCCACCATGCTGAAACCGGTGCAGGCCGGCCACCATGTCGAAAAACGCGGCTTCTTCGGCTGGTTCAACCGCCGCTTCGCCGTCACCGCCACCGGCTACCAGGGCATGGTCGCCAAGATGCTGACGCGCACCGGCCGCTTCATGCTGGTCTTCCTCGCCATTCTCGGCATCGTCGGCTATCTGTTCGCGCGCCTGCCCTCCTCCTTCCTGCCGAACGAGGACCAGGGCTATATCGTGACCAACGTCCAGCTGCCGCCAGGCGCTTCGCGCAGCCGCGCCGAAGCCGTGCTGGCCAAGGTCGACGAATATTTCCGCGCCCAGCCCGGCGTGGCGCGCACCATCGCGGTGGCCGGCTTCAGCTTCTCGGGCAATGGCCAGAACGCCGGCCTGGTGTTCGTGCCGCTCAAGGACTGGAGCGAGCGTGGTCCGGACCAGTCGGCATCGGCCATCGCCGGCAAGGCGCTGGGCGCGCTGTCCGGCATCGCCGACGCCATCGTCTTCCCGCTCAGCCCTCCGCCGATCCGCGAACTGGGCAACGCCACCGGCATCACGGCCCGCCTGCAGGACCGCAGCTCGCAAGGCCACGCCGCCCTGATCGCCGCGCGCAACCAGCTGCTGGGCATGGCCGGCAAGAGCGCGGTGCTGAAAGGCCTGCGCCCCGAAGGCCTGGAAGACGCGCCGCAGCTGCAACTCGATATCGACCGCGAGAAAGCCAACGCCCTGGGCGTGAACTTCGCCGACATCAACAGCACCATGTCGAGCGCGCTCGGTTCCTCGTATGTCAACGACTTCACCAACAGCGGCCGCCAGCAGCGCGTCATCGTGCAGGCCGACGAGACGCGCCGCCTGCAGCCGGAAGACCTGCTGCGCCTGCAGGTGCGCAGCAGCAGCGGCACCATGGTGCCGTTCTCCTCCTTCGCCAGCACGCGCTGGATCAACGGCGCGGTACAACTGGTGCGCTACAACGGCTATCCCGCCGTGAAGCTGACCGGCGACGCAGCCCCTGGCCACAGCACCGGCGAGGCGATGGAAGAGCTGCTGCGCCTGGCCGAGCAGCTGCCGCCCGGCTTCGGCATCGAATGGACCGGCCAGTCGCTGGAAGAACGCATCTCCGGCTCGCAGGCGCCGGCGCTGTTCGCCCTGTCGCTGCTGGCCGTCTTCCTGGTGCTGGCCGCGCTGTATGAGAGCGAATCGATTCCGGTGGCCGTGCTGCTGGTGGTGCCGCTCGGCGTGCTGGGCGCCCTGCTCGGCGCCCACCTGCGCGACCTGCCCAACGACGTCTACTTCAAGGTCGGCCTGATCGCCATCATCGGCCTGTCGGCCAAGAACGCGATCCTGATCATCGAATTCGCCAAGGACTTGCAGGCGCAAGGCATGGGCCTGGTGGAAGCCACGCTGGAAGCGGTGCATCTGCGCTTCCGCCCCATCATCATGACTTCGCTCGCCTTCATCCTCGGCGTGCTGCCGCTGGTGATCGCCTCCGGCGCCGGTTCGGCCAGCCAGCGCGCCATCGGTACCGGCGTGATGGGCGGCATGATCACGGCCACGGTGCTGGCGGTGTTCCTGGTGCCGGTCTTCTTCGTCGTGGTGCGCAAGATATTCAAGGGAAGCGAACGCCAGCGCCGTCTGGCCGCGCATGAACTGGACCTGCCGGAGAACAAAGCATGA
- a CDS encoding methyl-accepting chemotaxis protein, giving the protein MSFLSNMRIAARLAAGFAIVLLLAACATGYALIHARDTAAATREMMAKPLTKERIVSDWYVLIYSAVARTALIARSSDETLGTTFADVIAASTKKGGELLKSVEGMLESEEEKAIFKDALKLRVVYQDAKTKITEARKTGDAAAAERMYKDVFSPAADAYQNKVQALLAFQRKAIDDTAHAIDNANTRSTRLVLILGVLLLAAGAAGAYAISRSITVPLSSALNIANTVADGDLTLTFSDKHARDEIGDLMVALKAMNDSLRRVVSEVQTGTHTIATASSEIASGNLDLSSRTEEQASSLEETASSMEELTSTVRQNADNAQQANQLAQAASDVAARGGDIVGQVVSTMGSIDASARKIVDIIGTIDGIAFQTNILALNAAVEAARAGEQGRGFAVVASEVRNLAARSAAAAKEIKELIGNSVEQVDIGARLVQQAGSTMGEVVDSVRRVSDVIAEITAASREQSIGIDQVNEAITQMDQVTQQNAALVEEAAAAAASMQEQAASLAAVASSFKLGSDGSPYRAAPATVASKPAKPMAPPPRAAIAAPARSKPKASAANAAGSAAKPAARSTAKAAAPVNTADGEWEEF; this is encoded by the coding sequence ATGAGTTTTCTGTCGAATATGCGCATCGCCGCGCGGCTTGCCGCCGGCTTCGCCATTGTCCTGCTGCTGGCGGCCTGCGCCACCGGATACGCCCTGATCCATGCGCGCGACACAGCCGCCGCCACGCGCGAAATGATGGCCAAGCCCCTGACCAAGGAACGCATCGTCTCCGACTGGTATGTGCTGATCTATTCAGCCGTGGCGCGCACCGCCCTGATCGCGCGCAGCAGCGACGAAACCCTGGGCACCACCTTCGCCGACGTGATCGCCGCCAGCACCAAGAAAGGCGGCGAGCTGCTGAAAAGCGTGGAAGGCATGCTCGAAAGCGAAGAGGAAAAAGCCATCTTCAAGGACGCCTTGAAGCTGCGCGTGGTCTACCAGGATGCCAAGACCAAGATCACCGAAGCGCGCAAGACGGGGGATGCGGCCGCGGCGGAGCGCATGTACAAGGACGTCTTCTCGCCCGCCGCCGACGCCTACCAGAACAAGGTGCAGGCCCTGCTGGCCTTCCAGCGCAAGGCCATCGACGATACCGCCCACGCCATCGACAACGCGAACACCCGCAGCACGCGGCTGGTGCTGATCCTCGGCGTGCTGCTGCTGGCGGCCGGCGCCGCCGGCGCCTATGCCATCTCGCGCAGCATCACCGTGCCGCTGTCCTCGGCCTTGAATATCGCCAACACCGTGGCCGACGGCGACCTCACGCTGACCTTCTCCGACAAGCACGCGCGCGACGAAATCGGCGACCTGATGGTGGCGCTCAAAGCCATGAACGACTCGCTGCGGCGCGTGGTCAGCGAGGTGCAAACCGGCACCCACACCATCGCCACCGCCTCCAGCGAAATCGCCTCCGGCAATCTGGACCTGTCCTCGCGCACTGAGGAGCAAGCCAGCTCGCTGGAGGAAACCGCCTCCTCGATGGAGGAACTGACCTCCACCGTGCGCCAGAACGCCGACAACGCCCAGCAAGCCAACCAGCTGGCGCAAGCCGCCTCCGACGTGGCCGCGCGCGGCGGCGACATCGTCGGCCAGGTGGTCAGCACCATGGGTTCCATCGACGCCTCGGCGCGCAAGATCGTGGACATCATCGGCACCATCGACGGCATCGCCTTCCAGACCAATATCTTGGCGCTCAACGCGGCGGTGGAAGCGGCGCGCGCCGGCGAACAGGGACGCGGCTTCGCCGTCGTCGCCTCCGAGGTGCGCAATCTGGCGGCGCGCAGCGCGGCGGCGGCCAAGGAAATCAAGGAACTGATCGGTAATTCGGTGGAACAGGTGGACATCGGCGCGCGCCTGGTGCAGCAGGCCGGATCGACCATGGGCGAAGTGGTGGACAGCGTGCGCCGCGTCAGCGACGTGATCGCCGAAATCACCGCCGCCAGCCGTGAACAAAGCATCGGTATCGACCAGGTGAATGAAGCCATCACGCAGATGGACCAGGTCACGCAGCAGAACGCCGCGCTGGTGGAAGAAGCGGCGGCGGCAGCGGCCAGCATGCAGGAGCAAGCCGCCAGCCTGGCTGCCGTGGCCTCGTCCTTCAAGCTTGGCTCGGACGGCTCGCCGTATCGCGCCGCCCCCGCAACCGTCGCCAGCAAACCCGCCAAGCCGATGGCGCCGCCGCCGCGCGCCGCCATCGCCGCGCCGGCACGCAGCAAACCCAAAGCCTCCGCCGCCAACGCGGCCGGCAGCGCCGCCAAGCCGGCTGCGCGCAGCACCGCGAAAGCAGCAGCCCCCGTGAATACCGCCGACGGGGAGTGGGAAGAGTTTTGA
- a CDS encoding PAAR domain-containing protein, which produces MARAIICQGDPTSHGGQVLEGSPDATIDGRLIALRGHLTYCPLCKGKFPISEGLDFHTFGGLGTAVEGMKTGCGAILIATQHQMTVDNQPGASATAHSKAERSDKHTAIATSVKPPATANIALVYVPHKRLNAMASASFEHWRKTTTHRWRTY; this is translated from the coding sequence ATGGCGCGCGCTATCATTTGCCAAGGCGACCCGACCTCACACGGCGGCCAAGTTTTGGAAGGCAGTCCGGATGCGACCATCGATGGCCGCCTCATCGCACTGCGTGGACACTTAACTTACTGTCCTTTGTGCAAGGGCAAGTTCCCGATCAGCGAAGGACTGGACTTTCATACTTTCGGCGGCCTGGGCACGGCCGTTGAGGGAATGAAGACCGGTTGCGGCGCCATCCTGATTGCGACTCAGCACCAAATGACGGTTGATAATCAACCCGGCGCGAGCGCTACCGCACACAGTAAGGCAGAAAGGTCCGACAAGCATACGGCTATTGCTACGTCAGTGAAGCCTCCCGCCACCGCAAACATTGCCTTGGTCTACGTTCCGCACAAACGATTAAATGCGATGGCCAGCGCTTCCTTCGAGCATTGGCGAAAGACCACAACACATCGGTGGCGGACGTATTAA
- a CDS encoding efflux transporter outer membrane subunit, whose protein sequence is MMKRSPLKPALALMLAAGLLSACSLAPTYQRPAAPVAAEFPAVPPAGGAQAQPAAAADAKTAVDTGWREYFADARLQQLIAAALDNNRDLRVAVLRMEEARAAYDIQSADRLPNLNVGLSETRGKTPASVSSNGQITRNQRYDANLAIPAFELDFFGRVKSLSDAALASYLATDEARQSAQIGIVAEVAKAYFTERAFAEQYALAQRTYEARKRTFDLTQQRVDVGASSRLDLRSNETLMETARASALALARQRAQAANALTLLVGQGVNADGAMASDAQIDAMSALPAGLPSDLLARRPDIRAAEQRLQAANANIGAARAAFFPRVSLTAAIGSASPSFSGLFDSSTGSWSFVPQLTLPIFDAGRNKANLKLSEVRKNIAVADYEKSIQIAFREVADALAARTYLGEQVAAQRAIQEAQSERLRLLQLRFENGVASSLDVLDAQRELFSAEQSLVQARLLRATSAVDLYRALGGGLK, encoded by the coding sequence ATGATGAAACGTAGTCCCCTGAAACCGGCGCTGGCCCTGATGCTGGCTGCAGGCCTGCTGTCGGCCTGCTCGCTGGCGCCGACCTACCAGCGCCCCGCCGCGCCGGTGGCGGCCGAATTCCCGGCCGTGCCGCCGGCCGGCGGCGCGCAAGCGCAGCCGGCAGCGGCAGCCGATGCCAAGACCGCGGTCGATACCGGCTGGCGCGAATACTTCGCCGATGCGCGCCTGCAGCAGCTGATCGCCGCCGCGCTGGACAACAACCGCGACCTGCGTGTGGCCGTGCTGCGCATGGAAGAGGCGCGCGCCGCCTACGACATCCAGTCGGCCGACCGTCTGCCCAATCTGAACGTGGGCCTGTCCGAAACGCGCGGCAAGACCCCGGCCTCGGTATCCAGCAACGGCCAGATCACCCGCAACCAGCGCTATGACGCCAACCTGGCGATTCCCGCTTTCGAGCTGGACTTCTTCGGCCGCGTGAAAAGCCTGAGCGACGCCGCCCTGGCCAGCTACCTGGCCACCGACGAAGCACGTCAGTCGGCGCAGATCGGCATCGTGGCCGAAGTGGCGAAAGCCTACTTCACCGAACGCGCCTTCGCCGAACAGTACGCGCTGGCCCAGCGCACCTATGAAGCGCGCAAGCGCACCTTCGACCTGACGCAGCAGCGGGTCGACGTGGGCGCCTCCTCGCGTCTCGACCTGCGCTCCAACGAGACGCTGATGGAAACGGCGCGCGCCTCGGCCCTGGCGCTGGCGCGCCAGCGCGCCCAGGCCGCCAATGCCCTGACCCTGCTGGTGGGCCAGGGCGTGAACGCCGATGGCGCCATGGCCAGCGACGCGCAGATCGACGCCATGAGCGCCTTGCCCGCCGGCCTGCCGTCCGACCTGCTGGCGCGCCGGCCCGACATCCGCGCCGCCGAGCAGCGCCTGCAGGCGGCCAATGCGAATATCGGCGCGGCGCGCGCGGCCTTCTTCCCGCGCGTCTCGCTGACGGCGGCGATCGGCAGCGCCAGCCCGAGCTTCTCCGGTCTGTTCGACAGCAGCACCGGCAGCTGGTCCTTCGTGCCCCAGCTGACCCTGCCGATTTTCGACGCCGGCCGCAACAAGGCCAACCTCAAGCTCAGCGAAGTGCGCAAGAACATCGCCGTGGCGGACTACGAGAAGTCGATCCAGATCGCCTTCCGCGAAGTCGCCGACGCGCTGGCTGCGCGCACCTATCTGGGCGAGCAGGTGGCGGCGCAGCGCGCCATCCAGGAAGCGCAAAGCGAGCGTCTGCGCCTGCTGCAGCTGCGCTTTGAAAACGGCGTCGCCAGCTCGCTCGACGTGCTGGACGCCCAGCGCGAACTGTTCAGCGCCGAGCAGTCGCTGGTGCAGGCCCGCCTGCTGCGCGCCACCAGCGCCGTCGACCTGTACCGCGCCCTCGGCGGCGGTTTGAAGTAA
- a CDS encoding patatin-like phospholipase family protein, whose protein sequence is MDSPITIRLGARARQRIASDGLQAADIALIPAAAGGPKGLILHGIDCWLFGDWLKQAPRERRLIGASIGAWRMAASAFADPLAAHRRLAYHYIHQTYPAKVDAAYVSRNCRALLDNVLDGRGLEMLANPHYLLTVLAIRGTGALAQTGGSRWRETAGFLRAAAGNFVSRSKLAGLMDRVVFHNARDDAAWLRTEFDAFPSHFVGLDAANLQDALLASGSIPLVLQAVRDIAGAPPGNYWDGGLIDYHLHLPYQRDPGLVLYPHFSDHIVPGWLDKSLPWRRARDAALENVILVSPSPSFQARLPNGRQPDRKDFQHYGQDHAARIRDWSQAVGESERMAEALARWVEKPDLRQAAAF, encoded by the coding sequence ATGGACTCCCCGATCACCATCCGCCTCGGCGCGCGTGCGCGCCAGCGCATCGCCAGCGACGGTTTGCAGGCCGCCGACATCGCCCTCATCCCCGCCGCCGCCGGCGGGCCGAAAGGCTTGATCCTGCACGGCATCGACTGCTGGCTGTTCGGCGACTGGCTGAAACAGGCGCCGCGCGAACGGCGCCTGATCGGCGCGTCCATCGGCGCCTGGCGCATGGCGGCATCGGCCTTTGCCGATCCGCTGGCGGCGCACCGCCGCCTGGCCTACCACTACATCCACCAGACCTATCCGGCCAAGGTGGATGCGGCCTACGTCAGCCGCAACTGCCGCGCCCTGCTCGACAATGTGCTCGATGGACGCGGCCTGGAAATGCTGGCCAATCCCCACTACCTGCTGACGGTGCTGGCCATCCGCGGCACCGGCGCGCTGGCGCAGACGGGCGGCAGCCGCTGGCGCGAAACGGCGGGCTTCCTGCGCGCGGCGGCCGGCAACTTCGTCTCGCGCAGCAAGCTGGCAGGCCTGATGGACCGCGTGGTCTTCCACAATGCGCGCGACGACGCGGCCTGGCTGCGCACCGAGTTCGATGCCTTCCCCTCGCACTTCGTCGGCCTCGACGCCGCCAATCTGCAGGATGCGCTGCTCGCCTCCGGCTCCATTCCGCTGGTGCTGCAGGCGGTGCGCGATATCGCCGGCGCGCCGCCCGGCAATTACTGGGACGGTGGCTTGATCGACTACCACCTGCACCTGCCTTACCAGCGCGATCCCGGCCTGGTGCTGTATCCGCACTTCTCCGACCACATCGTGCCCGGTTGGCTCGACAAGTCCCTGCCCTGGCGCCGCGCGCGCGATGCCGCGCTGGAGAACGTGATCCTGGTCTCGCCCTCGCCCTCGTTCCAGGCGCGCCTGCCCAATGGCCGCCAGCCCGACCGCAAGGACTTCCAGCACTACGGCCAGGACCACGCGGCACGCATCCGCGACTGGAGCCAGGCCGTGGGCGAAAGCGAACGCATGGCCGAAGCCCTGGCGCGCTGGGTCGAAAAGCCCGACCTCAGACAGGCTGCCGCCTTCTGA
- a CDS encoding DUF1003 domain-containing protein, with amino-acid sequence MSANANHEPDHYRFHHQHEHLSKTFGSDRFGLRAEAFARFFGTPLFLGVQTIGVILWIVANLMGFAHFDQYPFILLNLAFSVQAAYAAPLILLAQTRQAERDKAHADADARHREALALAAARHSTQMMELLRQNTALTEATKQMAERIDHLTAELHQRLLPQS; translated from the coding sequence ATGAGCGCCAACGCCAACCACGAACCCGACCACTACCGCTTCCACCACCAGCACGAGCATCTGAGCAAGACCTTCGGCAGCGACCGTTTTGGCCTGCGTGCCGAAGCGTTTGCGCGCTTCTTCGGCACCCCGCTCTTCCTCGGCGTGCAGACCATCGGCGTGATCCTGTGGATCGTGGCCAATCTGATGGGTTTCGCCCATTTCGACCAATATCCCTTTATCCTCCTCAATCTGGCCTTCAGCGTGCAGGCCGCGTATGCCGCACCGCTGATCCTGCTGGCGCAGACGCGCCAGGCCGAACGCGACAAGGCGCATGCCGATGCCGACGCCCGCCACCGCGAAGCGCTGGCCCTGGCCGCCGCGCGCCATTCGACGCAGATGATGGAACTGCTCAGGCAAAACACCGCGCTGACCGAAGCCACCAAGCAAATGGCCGAGCGCATCGACCACCTGACGGCCGAGCTGCACCAGCGCCTGCTGCCGCAGTCCTGA
- a CDS encoding DUF4272 domain-containing protein — protein sequence MEYLKSQNEEQLRTLGVGVNPHLPCIESLEEVEPRSASDVAKQLVALSYMIRIGYDYPIAEAREGLAQLGLLDILGSTAKKILASGELTEQQKIDLTWQAEAAQSLAWALGMTELDHTRPCDEDLADRTPFGEGEREFIQAAQLRPMSEIQQQADLIYRMHWYAVNCRLVGEACVLNESIIRERRRALDWMYGVAEDWDQVPMDT from the coding sequence ATGGAATATTTGAAGTCGCAAAATGAAGAGCAGCTGCGGACCTTGGGCGTTGGCGTCAACCCCCACCTGCCTTGCATCGAGTCCCTTGAGGAGGTGGAACCCAGAAGCGCGAGCGACGTGGCGAAACAGCTGGTCGCCCTGTCCTACATGATACGGATAGGCTATGACTATCCGATTGCCGAAGCACGGGAAGGACTGGCGCAGCTTGGACTATTGGATATTCTTGGCAGTACGGCCAAGAAAATTCTGGCATCGGGAGAGCTTACCGAGCAGCAGAAGATCGACCTGACATGGCAGGCGGAAGCGGCACAGTCCCTGGCCTGGGCCTTGGGCATGACAGAGCTTGACCATACCCGTCCCTGCGACGAGGACCTGGCCGATCGTACGCCGTTTGGCGAAGGGGAGAGGGAATTCATCCAGGCTGCCCAGCTGCGGCCGATGAGCGAAATCCAGCAGCAGGCGGACCTGATCTACCGGATGCACTGGTACGCGGTCAATTGCCGCCTCGTCGGCGAGGCCTGCGTCCTGAACGAGAGCATCATCCGCGAGCGGCGCCGCGCCCTGGACTGGATGTATGGGGTTGCCGAGGATTGGGACCAGGTTCCCATGGATACCTGA
- a CDS encoding PaaI family thioesterase gives MTTLLASLQDLNRVLEGARFLAGYNFEVTACAAGECELLVPFKPELERPGGIVSGMTIMGAADVAMWLAIMTQRGTEEHWVTSDMKTAFLRAGIGEALRCRARVLRMGRRSAYGSVETFGQAGQLLAHHVLSYAKASEPETPR, from the coding sequence ATGACAACCCTGCTCGCCTCCCTGCAAGACCTGAACCGCGTACTCGAAGGCGCCCGCTTCCTGGCCGGCTACAACTTTGAAGTGACGGCCTGCGCCGCCGGCGAATGCGAGCTGCTGGTGCCTTTCAAGCCGGAACTGGAGCGGCCGGGCGGCATCGTCAGCGGCATGACCATCATGGGCGCGGCCGATGTCGCCATGTGGCTGGCCATCATGACCCAGCGCGGCACGGAAGAACATTGGGTGACATCGGATATGAAGACGGCCTTCCTGCGCGCCGGCATCGGCGAAGCGCTACGATGCAGGGCACGCGTGCTGCGGATGGGGCGCCGCAGCGCTTACGGCAGTGTTGAAACCTTCGGCCAGGCGGGCCAGTTGCTGGCCCACCATGTACTGAGCTACGCCAAGGCCAGCGAGCCGGAAACGCCGCGTTAG